Proteins from one Streptococcus mitis B6 genomic window:
- a CDS encoding methionine ABC transporter permease produces the protein MESLIQTYLPNVYKMGWAGQAGWGTAIYLTLYMTVLSFIIGGLLGLVAGLFLVLTARGGVLENKVVFWILDKITSIFRAVPFIILLAVLSPFSHLIVGTSIGPNAAIVPLSFAVFAFFARQVQVVLAELDGGVIEAAQASGATFWDIVGVYLSEGLPDLIRVTTVTLISLVGETAMAGAVGAGGIGNVAIAYGFNRYNHDVTILATIIIILIIFAIQFLGDFLTKKLSHK, from the coding sequence ATGGAATCATTGATTCAAACCTATTTACCAAATGTCTATAAAATGGGCTGGGCTGGTCAGGCTGGCTGGGGAACAGCCATCTACCTAACCCTCTATATGACAGTTCTTTCCTTCATCATCGGAGGGCTCTTGGGACTGGTAGCAGGGCTCTTCCTTGTCTTGACAGCACGAGGTGGTGTTTTGGAAAATAAAGTTGTTTTTTGGATTTTGGATAAAATCACCTCTATTTTCCGTGCGGTTCCTTTTATCATTCTCTTGGCAGTCTTGTCACCCTTCTCTCATCTAATCGTAGGAACAAGCATTGGTCCAAATGCGGCTATCGTACCGCTATCTTTTGCAGTCTTTGCCTTCTTTGCCCGTCAAGTACAGGTGGTATTGGCTGAGCTAGATGGTGGTGTCATTGAGGCGGCTCAAGCTAGCGGAGCGACATTCTGGGATATCGTAGGTGTTTACCTATCAGAAGGCCTTCCAGACTTGATCCGTGTAACGACTGTGACCTTGATTTCCCTTGTTGGGGAAACAGCTATGGCGGGAGCAGTTGGAGCTGGTGGTATTGGTAACGTAGCCATCGCTTATGGATTTAATCGCTACAATCACGATGTGACCATCTTGGCAACCATCATTATCATTTTGATTATCTTTGCAATCCAATTCTTGGGAGACTTCCTGACCAAAAAATTGAGTCATAAATAA
- a CDS encoding MptD family putative ECF transporter S component — translation MKKSILTTLLFAVLYFLCMGIGVLLGNLFDQTGNMFYAPAFTALVGGSVYMILVAKVPRFGAITTIGLVIALFFLGTKHGAGAFLPGIICGLLADAVASLGKYKDQTKNFLSFIIFAFSSTGPILLMWIAPKAYMATLLARGKSQEYIDRIMVAPDPGTILLFIASVVIGALVGALIGQSLSKKFAQKI, via the coding sequence ATGAAAAAATCTATCTTAACTACACTGCTTTTTGCAGTTCTTTACTTCCTCTGCATGGGGATTGGTGTCCTTTTGGGCAATCTCTTTGACCAAACTGGAAACATGTTTTATGCGCCTGCCTTTACTGCCCTTGTCGGCGGTAGCGTCTATATGATTCTGGTCGCAAAAGTTCCGCGCTTTGGAGCCATTACCACTATCGGCCTTGTCATTGCTCTCTTTTTCTTGGGAACTAAACACGGTGCTGGTGCCTTCCTTCCTGGAATTATCTGTGGCCTCCTAGCAGATGCAGTAGCTAGCCTTGGAAAATACAAGGACCAAACAAAGAACTTTCTTTCTTTTATTATTTTTGCCTTTAGCTCAACTGGCCCAATCTTACTTATGTGGATTGCGCCCAAAGCCTATATGGCTACCCTTCTAGCAAGAGGAAAATCGCAAGAATATATCGACCGTATCATGGTTGCTCCAGACCCTGGAACCATCCTTCTATTTATCGCAAGTGTTGTCATCGGAGCCCTAGTTGGTGCCTTGATTGGACAATCCTTGAGTAAAAAATTTGCGCAGAAAATCTGA
- a CDS encoding methionine ABC transporter ATP-binding protein, giving the protein MSRDIIKLDQIDVTFHQKKRTITAVKDVTIHIQEGDIYGIVGYSGAGKSTLVRVINLLQKPSAGKITIDDDVIFDGKVTLTAEQLRRKRQDIGMIFQHFNLMSQKTAEENVAFALKHSGLSKEEKKAKVAKLLDLVGLADRAENYPSQLSGGQKQRVAIARALANDPKILISDESTSALDPKTTKQILALLQDLNQKLGLTVVLITHEMQIVKDIANRVAVMQDGHLIEEGSVLEIFSDPKQPLTQDFISTATGIDEAMVKIEKQEIVEHLSENSLLVQLKYAGVSTDEPLLNELYKRYQVTANILYGNIEILDGTPVGELVVVLSGEKAALAGAQETIRQAGVQLKVLKGGQ; this is encoded by the coding sequence ATGAGTAGAGATATTATCAAGTTAGATCAGATCGATGTGACTTTTCATCAAAAGAAGAGAACCATTACAGCGGTCAAGGATGTGACCATTCACATCCAAGAAGGGGATATCTACGGAATCGTTGGATATTCTGGAGCAGGGAAATCAACCCTTGTACGGGTGATTAATCTCTTGCAAAAACCATCTGCAGGGAAAATTACCATTGACGACGATGTGATTTTTGATGGTAAGGTGACTTTGACGGCAGAGCAGTTGCGTCGTAAACGTCAGGATATCGGGATGATTTTCCAGCATTTTAACCTGATGAGCCAAAAGACAGCAGAGGAGAATGTAGCCTTTGCACTTAAACACTCTGGACTCAGCAAGGAAGAAAAGAAGGCTAAAGTAGCTAAGTTGTTGGACTTGGTTGGCTTAGCAGACCGTGCTGAAAACTACCCTTCACAACTATCTGGAGGGCAAAAACAGCGTGTGGCCATTGCGCGTGCCTTGGCCAATGATCCAAAAATCTTGATTTCAGATGAGTCAACTTCTGCCCTTGACCCTAAGACAACCAAGCAGATTTTGGCCTTATTGCAAGATTTGAACCAAAAATTAGGATTAACTGTTGTCTTGATTACGCATGAAATGCAGATTGTCAAAGATATTGCCAATCGTGTGGCAGTTATGCAGGATGGGCATTTGATTGAAGAGGGTAGTGTTCTTGAAATCTTCTCAGACCCTAAACAACCTTTGACTCAAGACTTTATCTCAACAGCTACAGGTATTGACGAAGCCATGGTCAAAATCGAGAAGCAAGAAATCGTGGAACACTTGTCTGAAAACAGCCTCTTGGTGCAGCTTAAGTATGCAGGTGTTTCAACAGACGAGCCACTTTTGAATGAACTGTACAAGCGTTACCAAGTAACGGCTAATATCCTCTATGGGAATATCGAAATCCTCGATGGCACTCCTGTTGGAGAATTGGTTGTGGTCTTGTCAGGTGAAAAAGCAGCGCTAGCAGGTGCTCAAGAAACCATTCGTCAAGCAGGTGTGCAGCTAAAAGTATTGAAGGGAGGACAGTAA